The nucleotide sequence GAATTCTAATTTTTAATGATTTGAGTGAGGTTGTCCTTGCGAATTAGAGCTACTCAAGAGTAATCAATTCCTATACCCTTTTTCTGCTACTGCTGGATCTAGCCGTTGTCTATCAGCGCTAATTTGTCTGAACTGCCAATGACTAACAGAGCAATCCTCACTAGAAGCCGGTTGATTTGAGTGACGAATCTGCTCAACTGTTTGATCTCCATCTATTCTAAACTCTCCACTCCACTGGAGAGGCAAGATCCTCGGCGATATTATATTAAATCCGGTTGATTCAGACTTCTTTTTGAGGCGCGAAACCTTGAGCCGACAAAGGTTAATGAGTCGCTAATCATCACCGGCTTCTGGCTTGACAGGGGCTTCTGCTTGTCCATCAGCTCCCGTTGGGTTCGCTGCCCTGACTCTCCATTTCACTTCGCCCACCGGCTGGTTGTTTAAGTTCTACGAAGAAAGAAGTTGCTGAATCATGCGATTTGCTTGGGATTCATAACTGCCTCCAAACAAATTGAAGTGATTTAAAACGTGATAAAGGTTATAAAGTGTTTTTCTCTGGGAGTAGCCGGCATCCAGCGGCCAAACCTCGTTATAACCGCGATAAAACGCAGCAGGAAAGCCCCCGAAAAGTTCTGTCATTGCAATATCAACTTCGCGGTCACCAAAATAAGTTGCAGGGTCAAATATTACTGGCTCGCCGGCTGAAGTACAAGAAGCATTTCCTCCCCATAAATCGCCGTGAACTAGGGAAGGTTTCGGTTGATAGCCGGCAAGTAATTCTGGAATTACTTCTAACAAGCGCTCTCCCTGGCTAAACTGTCCGCCGCGACGTTTTGCCAGCTTTAATTGATAGCCGATGCGGTGTTTTGTCCAAAATTCTGCCCAGTTTGCTGTCCAAGTATTAATCTGTGTTGTTGAGCCAATTGTATTATTAATTTCCCAACCAAATTCACCGATTGCTGGATGAGCAGGATATCCATCTGGGGGATTCCAGCGGTGCATTGCTGCTAGCTTGCGCCCCATTTCTTCCGAAGCGCGTTCACCGCCACGTCCTCCCAAATCCAGCCACTCTAACACTAAATAGGCAGAATCTCCTTCTGTGCCCCAGCAAATTGGGCGAGGGACGCGAATGGTGTGAGTATCCCACATTTGTTGCACTCCCTGCGCTTCTGCCTCGAACATGGCAAGATCAGTGGCGCGGTTGAGTTTAATAAAGTAGGTGCGATTATTAGATGAAATTGCATAGCCTTGATTAATACAGCCGCCACTGACTGATCGCCGGTTATTGATGTGAAATTTTTCTACGGTGACGTCGGAGATATGTGCTGCAATTTTATCCCACATGGTTAGTATTTAATTAATTTGATTTTTAACCGCAGATAAACGCAGATAAGCGCAGATATCTGTCTATGCCTAACGGCACGCTGCGCTATTATCTGTGTTTATCTGTGTGCATCTGTGGTTCCTTTATTTTTTATCTTGCTCTAACGCCTCAAGCAAGGCATCACCCATTGCGCGGCAACCCACCGGCTTCATTCCTTCTGACATGATATCGCCGGTGCGATAACCGGCATCTAAAACTTGCAAGACTGCTTGCTCAATTTTATCTGCAGCAGCCGGCTGATTTAAACCATAGCGAAGCATCATTGCCGCACTCAAAACTTGAGCAATTGGATTGGCTTTATCTTGGCCGGCAATATCAGGTGCAGAACCATGAACCGGCTCAAATACTCCAGGGCCAGATGCGCCTAAACTAGCAGAAGGTAGCATTCCAATACTGCCGGTGAGCATGGCGGCAGCGTCGGAGAGAATATCACCAAAAAGGTTGCCGGTGACAATCGTATCAAACTGTTTTGGCCAGCGCAGCAACTGCATGGCGGCGTTGTCTACATAAAGATGAGATAACTCAACATCGGCATATTCTTTAGACAGTTCAATGATGTGATCTCGCCATAATTGCGACACATCTAAAACATTCGCTTTATCAACTGAACACAGTTTACTTCCGCGCTTGCGTGCAGTTTCAAATGCCACTCGCCCAATGCGGTCAATTTCTGACTCGGTGTAAGCCATTGTATTGACGCCACGCTTTTCGCCGGTTTCAGTTTCAAAAATGCCTCTGGGTTTGCCAAAGTAAATGCCGCCGGTCAGTTCTCGCACCACCATAATATCGACCCCTTCGACAACTTCGCGTTTCAACGAAGAGGCGTCAATCAGTTGCGGTAAAATTTTTGCCGGTCGCAAATTAGCAAATAATTCTAAGCCGGCACGAAGTCCTAATAATCCGGTTTCTGGCCGCTGGTGGCGAGGTAAATTATCCCACTTGTAACCTCCAATTGCTGCTAGCAGTACCGCCTCGCTGTTGCGACAAATCTGCAAAGTTTCATCGGGAAGGGGGCTGCCGGTGGCATCAATTGCCGCACCGCCAACAAGCGCTTCTTGAAATTCAAAGCTGAGGTCGAGTTGTTGGCCAACCAGTTTAAGGACATCTACCGCGACTGCCATAATTTCAGGGCCAATGCCATCGCCGGGTAACAGAGTAATGCGGTAGTGCTGGGTCATAGTTCTACAGAAATTCTTGCAAGCTATTTATCATACCTGGGAAATGTCCCCAAAAAACAGTTGAATAGAAGAATATCTCAAGGAAATAAGACGATGGAGTTCCAAAGAATCCTGGTAGCAATTGACCGTTCCACTCAAGCAGATGCAGTTTTTCAGAAAGCGCTGCTTTTAGCGAAAAGAGAGCGAGCTTATTTAAAAGTGTTTCACTGCATACCTGTGCCACCCGTGCCAATTGCGTCCCGCATGGATCTTTATGGAGAGGGGTTAAACGGTGCTGCACAAAAACAACAGGAGAGACTGCAACAAGAAGTTGTAGAAGTAGAAGCCTGGTTGCAGACTTATCTCCAGCAGGCGCTAGCGCTGGGAGTAGAGGCGCAATTAGAGTATCAACTAGGGGATGCTGGGTTTTGGATTCGTGAGATTGCTGTTAGTTGGGACGCGGATTTAGTGGTGATAGGCCGGCGCGGACGATCTAAACTGGCTGAACTGGTGCTGGGAAGTGTGAGCAATTATGTGGTTCATCATACGCACTGTTCTGTGATGATCGTGCGTGGGACAGAAGTTGCCGGTTGAAAAACAATACAATCTCGCTGGCGAATAGAAGGGGACAGATGAAGGCACAGAATACAGAATCTGGAGGCGTCGTTACAATTTCCGTAAACCTACTGACGAATGCTGTAGGTAGAGGCTAGGCTAGGCAAAACCAAGCCATCTCAACTGTCCAAACCTCTGCAGCTATGGCAAAAGAACTCGCAATTGATACGCGCGGACTGACTAAGCAATTTGACCGGCACATTGCTGTCAACGATGTGGATCTACAAGTCGCAACGGGTGAAGTTTACGGATTGATTGGCCCGAATGGTGCGGGAAAAACCACGCTGATTCGGATGCTGGCAACCGCAGAAGAACCAACCACCGGCGAAATTTATCTCAGTGGCGAACGTTTAATCAGGGATCGTAGTAACTCTAATCTGAAGCGCCGGCTGGGATATTTACCAGATGATTTTCCGCTTTATGACGATTTGGTTGTCTGGGACTATCTCGACTATTTTGCGCGGCTTTATCACCTCAAAGAACCCCATCGCAGTCAGCGCCTTTATGAAGTGTTGGAACTGGCGCAGTTAACGAATAAGCGCAACAGCCAGATATCGACGCTTTCCAGGGGGATGAAACAGCGCCTCAGCCTTGCGAGAACGATTATTCATGAACCGATTTTGTTGTTACTCGATGAGCCGGTTTCTGGTTTAGATCCGCTCGCACGGATGCAGTTTCGTGAAATTATTAAGACGTTGCGGGAAGCGGGGATGACAATTGTAATTTCATCTCATGTTCTGAGCGATTTGGCGGAACTTTGTACCTCAGTAGGCATCATGGAATTGGGTTACTTGGTGGAAAGTGCATCGCTAGAAGAACTGTACAAGCGTCTCAGCCGGCAACAAATTTTGATGTCAACTTTGGGTAATTTAGATAGTTTACAGGCTGAACTGAAAAATCACCCTAAAGTTGAAGGGTGGGAAGTTGTTACCGGCACAACAAATTTGCGGGTTCATTTTTCAGGAAATCCCGAAGAAAGCGCCACCTTACTGAGATCCCTTGTGGAAGCCGGTGTTCCGCTTTCAGAATTTCACTGTACCCAAGAAGACTTAGAAACAATTTTCCTCAAGATGGGGCATCAACAAGCGTCTTAATAATTTTAAAGCTTAGATTTTCTAAAAAATAATCTGAAGCTTTCGTGTCTCAATCTCCGCTCATCTAATAGCTATATTTGGAGAAATTGATCATGATAATTAACCAGTTAAACTGGCTAAGTGAGGGAAACCCCCAGATATTTCGAGAACTCAAAGGCCGGCTTAAACCTCGCAATATTTTGATAGCCGTAGCCATGTCCTTAGTTGGCCAGCTCCTTGTTTTTATGTCTTTTGCAAGGCAGATTCCGACGGAAACCTATCAGGCTGTTGAAAAATACTGCCGGCTACAGCCAACTTATCAACTTTATCAAAAAGAGTATTACCAAGTCCAAAACCAAATTTCACCTTATACTCAGGTTCAACCCAAACTCAGCCCGGAAAAAACACAGGAATTGCAAGCAAGATTCAAAGAACTGCAACAACTAATAAACGATAAATGCCCAATAGATCAGATTAACTTCCAGCAGTGGTGGGTAGATCAATGGCCCGGCATATTCGTTTGTTTGAGTTTGTTTGCGTCCTTCATCCTGTTAGGGGTCGGCGCATATATGCTGATTGATGACCTAGCAAAAGAAGACCGTCGCGGCACTCTCAACTTTATCCGTCTTAGCCCCCAATCTTCTCGAAGCGTATTGATTGGCAAAATGTTGGGCGTGCCGGTTTTACTTTATCTTGCTGCACTTGTAGCCCTTCCGTTCCACGTATGGGCTGGGCTTTCTGCAAGTATTCCTGCCGGCGAAATATTCAGCTTCTACGCAGTTGTAATGGCTAGCTGTGCCTTTTTCTACAGCGCCGCACTGCTGTTTGGTTTGGGTAGCGCTTGGCTAGGCGGGTTTCAGTCTTGGTTGGGTGCCGGCACAATTTTAATCTTCTTAATGGTATTTAACCACAGACAGATAGAGCAGAGTCCGTTTGATTGGCTGAATCTGTTTAATCCCTCTTTTATACTGCCCTATCTCCTGGATCGGACGGGTTCAACTTATTTAAATCTTCCCTTCTCTCACGGGCCGATTCAAAAGTTGGAATGGTTTTACTTACCTGTGGGCGCAACGGGTGCCGGCATGGGGATTTTCTTACTGCTCAATTACGGTTTATGGACTTACTGGATCGGGCAATCTCTAAGCCGACGGTTTCGCTCTGATCAAGCTACCCTGCTCAGCAAAAAACAGAGTTATTTGGTAACAGCTTGCTTTACCCTTATGACTTTAGGTTTTGCCCTGCAACCTCCCAGACAATGGCTATCCTCACAGTTTGTCTCTAATCTCCATGCTCTGCTCATGTTGATGGGACTGCTGTTTATTTGTCTGATTGCAGCTTTATCACCTCAGCGACAAACTTTGCAAGATTGGGCGCGTTACTTCAAAGATCTGAAGCAGAAAGGGGAAGGCAAAATTAATCATTCAGGTTTGCAAGGTTTAATTTGGGGCGAAAAGAG is from Microcoleus sp. FACHB-68 and encodes:
- a CDS encoding fructosamine kinase family protein, with the translated sequence MWDKIAAHISDVTVEKFHINNRRSVSGGCINQGYAISSNNRTYFIKLNRATDLAMFEAEAQGVQQMWDTHTIRVPRPICWGTEGDSAYLVLEWLDLGGRGGERASEEMGRKLAAMHRWNPPDGYPAHPAIGEFGWEINNTIGSTTQINTWTANWAEFWTKHRIGYQLKLAKRRGGQFSQGERLLEVIPELLAGYQPKPSLVHGDLWGGNASCTSAGEPVIFDPATYFGDREVDIAMTELFGGFPAAFYRGYNEVWPLDAGYSQRKTLYNLYHVLNHFNLFGGSYESQANRMIQQLLSS
- the leuB gene encoding 3-isopropylmalate dehydrogenase; protein product: MTQHYRITLLPGDGIGPEIMAVAVDVLKLVGQQLDLSFEFQEALVGGAAIDATGSPLPDETLQICRNSEAVLLAAIGGYKWDNLPRHQRPETGLLGLRAGLELFANLRPAKILPQLIDASSLKREVVEGVDIMVVRELTGGIYFGKPRGIFETETGEKRGVNTMAYTESEIDRIGRVAFETARKRGSKLCSVDKANVLDVSQLWRDHIIELSKEYADVELSHLYVDNAAMQLLRWPKQFDTIVTGNLFGDILSDAAAMLTGSIGMLPSASLGASGPGVFEPVHGSAPDIAGQDKANPIAQVLSAAMMLRYGLNQPAAADKIEQAVLQVLDAGYRTGDIMSEGMKPVGCRAMGDALLEALEQDKK
- a CDS encoding universal stress protein; its protein translation is MEFQRILVAIDRSTQADAVFQKALLLAKRERAYLKVFHCIPVPPVPIASRMDLYGEGLNGAAQKQQERLQQEVVEVEAWLQTYLQQALALGVEAQLEYQLGDAGFWIREIAVSWDADLVVIGRRGRSKLAELVLGSVSNYVVHHTHCSVMIVRGTEVAG
- a CDS encoding ABC transporter ATP-binding protein is translated as MAKELAIDTRGLTKQFDRHIAVNDVDLQVATGEVYGLIGPNGAGKTTLIRMLATAEEPTTGEIYLSGERLIRDRSNSNLKRRLGYLPDDFPLYDDLVVWDYLDYFARLYHLKEPHRSQRLYEVLELAQLTNKRNSQISTLSRGMKQRLSLARTIIHEPILLLLDEPVSGLDPLARMQFREIIKTLREAGMTIVISSHVLSDLAELCTSVGIMELGYLVESASLEELYKRLSRQQILMSTLGNLDSLQAELKNHPKVEGWEVVTGTTNLRVHFSGNPEESATLLRSLVEAGVPLSEFHCTQEDLETIFLKMGHQQAS
- a CDS encoding ABC transporter permease subunit, with amino-acid sequence MIINQLNWLSEGNPQIFRELKGRLKPRNILIAVAMSLVGQLLVFMSFARQIPTETYQAVEKYCRLQPTYQLYQKEYYQVQNQISPYTQVQPKLSPEKTQELQARFKELQQLINDKCPIDQINFQQWWVDQWPGIFVCLSLFASFILLGVGAYMLIDDLAKEDRRGTLNFIRLSPQSSRSVLIGKMLGVPVLLYLAALVALPFHVWAGLSASIPAGEIFSFYAVVMASCAFFYSAALLFGLGSAWLGGFQSWLGAGTILIFLMVFNHRQIEQSPFDWLNLFNPSFILPYLLDRTGSTYLNLPFSHGPIQKLEWFYLPVGATGAGMGIFLLLNYGLWTYWIGQSLSRRFRSDQATLLSKKQSYLVTACFTLMTLGFALQPPRQWLSSQFVSNLHALLMLMGLLFICLIAALSPQRQTLQDWARYFKDLKQKGEGKINHSGLQGLIWGEKSPSVVAITINLLITATPVVCWILLWSVGSEHKMEALSSVALTLSFIIICASIFQLMLLMKTPKRALWAAGVAGSAIFLPPFILSVLSVNPGSHGGSLWLLTAFSWGAVKYASETLVFQVLLVQWTCLGLLNWQLTKQLRKAGESASKALLAGKN